Proteins encoded within one genomic window of Methanosarcinales archaeon:
- a CDS encoding AbrB/MazE/SpoVT family DNA-binding domain-containing protein, whose product MSELVKVSSKGLLTLPKSIREQLDINIGDYLDITIETGKVVLQKIEITPKKIDWENDDKAWKKYSANKIAREQ is encoded by the coding sequence ATGAGCGAATTAGTAAAAGTATCATCAAAAGGGCTATTAACCCTTCCTAAGTCTATCCGGGAGCAGTTGGATATTAATATAGGAGATTATTTAGACATTACTATTGAAACCGGTAAAGTAGTTCTTCAAAAAATCGAAATAACACCCAAGAAAATTGATTGGGAGAATGATGATAAAGCGTGGAAGAAGTACTCAGCTAATAAAATTGCCAGGGAACAATAA